The nucleotide sequence TGGTCACACCAATGAATCGGTCTCCCTCGCCGTACTCGCCCTTGCCGGTCTTGAAATAGCCCTGCGTGCGGCGCGCCCGCACGGGATCGGCGTGGGCGCGCAACAGCCGCCGCGCGCTGGCGGCGGTGAGCGTCGGCGCGCGCGCCGGGACGTCAGTGCGTACGACCTTGCTGGCCACCTCAGGGCACCGTCGCCGCGAGGTACTTCGTGTACCACGCGACGTAACGCTCCAAGCGATCGCGCTGGAAACTCGGGCGGCGAATGCCGTGGGGTTCGCCGGGATACACAATCAACTGCGTGTCGATACCGAGCGATTTCAGCGCCTGATACATCTGTTCGCCACCGAGCACGGGGACGTTCCAGTCGGCGGCGCCGCCGAGGAAGAGCGTGGGCGTCTTGATGCGATCGGCGTGGAAGAATGCCGTGGAGACCTTGAGCCATTTGTCCACGTTCTTCCAAGGTTGGCCAAGCTCTTGATCGTACTGCACGATGTACTGGTCGTGTCCGTACATCCCCAACACATTGCTCACGCCTGCGCCACTCGTGGCGGCCTTGAAGCGTGGATCGGCGGCGATCATGCAGTCGGTGAGAATGCCACCGTAGCTCCATCCGCCCACGCCAAGTCGCGATTCGTCGGCCACACCGTCTTTGATGAGGCGGTCCACCATGCCGCGGATATCGCGCACTTCTTTATTGCACCAGTCGCCAGCAATCGCGACGGTGAATGCCGCGCCTCGTCCGTTACTGCCGCGGTAGTTGGGCGCAATCACGGCCCAGCCTTGGGCGGCAAGCAGTTCTTTCTCGAAATCAAAACTCAGGGCGTCCTGCCCGGCCGGGCCGCCATGGATGCGCAGAATCATCGGGAGCTTGGTGCCAGCGGCGGCATTCGCCGGCCGGCGGAGGATGCCGTGCACTTCGGTGCCGTCATCGCTCTTGGAGGTGACCACGGATGTTGTGGCGAGTGCCACCTCGTTGAGCCAGCTGTTCTGGTGCGTCAGCGCACGTGCCACGCCTTTGTCGAGCACGTACAACTCGCTTGGCGAACTTGGCGTGGTGGCGAGTACCGCGAACGCCCCGTCTGCGCCTTCACTGAATGCCGTAATGACTGGCAGTTGGCTTTCGATCTTGGTCCATCCCGAGCCATCGGCCATGACGCGCAGGAGATACTCGCGCTGATCGTCTGTGACGATGCCCACGAGGCTCTTTCCGTCGCGGCTCCAGCGAGCACCCGTCATCATACGGTCGAGTTTCTCGGTCAGCAGTTTGACGGGACCGCCAGCTGCTGGTGCCAAGGCGAGTGTGCCGAATCCACCGCCGTACCCGAAGTACTTCGGTTCCTGCGCCTGACGGTAGGCCACCCAGGCGCCGTCGGGGCTCCAGGCGAGTGGCCCTTCGTCGGCGCCCTGAAAGGTTGTGAGCGGCACCGGTGTGGCACCGGCCTTCGCCTCCACGACGTACACATCCGAGTTATCAAAACGCTCGGCGTCTTTTGCGCGCGCGCTAATGAACGCGAGTCGCGTGCCGTCGGGTGACCATGCCGGTTCGCTGTCATCGAAGTCGCCCGTCGTGACCTGCGTGCCTTTGCGTGTGGCGATGTCGAACACGAACAGGTGCGCGTGCTGTTTGTCGAGATAGCCTTTGCCGTCAGTTTTGAACTGATAGCGATCCACCACAATCGGTTTTGGTTTCGGCGTTGCGGAACTGTCTGGCTCTGGGTCGCTGACCACGAGCGCGAGCTTGGTGCCGTCGGGCGACCACGCGAATGACGAAACGCCGCCCTTGAGCTCGGTGATTTTCTCTGCCTCACCACCGGCGCGATTGAGCAGCCAGACCTGCCCTCCTTTGGCACCCTGCCGGCTGGAGAGAAATGCCAGCTGCTTGCCATCCGGACTCCACCGCGGCGTCCGTTCCGATTCGTCGCTGTTGGTGAGGCGCACCGTGGTGGCGCCGTCCCAACTCGTCATCCAGAGATCGCTGTCGGAGCGATCCTTGGTGGTGTCGACGCGCGCAACCGTGTACGCCACCCACTGGCCGTCGCTCGACCGCTGCGGGTCGCTCACTTGGCGTAAGCGATAAAGGTCAGCGAGAGCGAGCGGACGCTTGGCTGGGGCGCCCTGTGCGTGGGCGACCCCCGCGAACAGGCTGGCGCAGGTCGCGAGCAGTAGCACTGGGCGCATTAGCGATTCCCTCCAAGGGGCACGTCTTCGTCGTCGGGGCTGGGCGTGGCGCCCGGTCCGCGTGGTGTGGTGATCGCGAGCGGCTCAGCTCCGGCCGCGCGCAACTTGATATTGAGCGCCGGAACGTCGGTGCTCGTGAGATGATGCCACGTGCGTCGCGCGACCGCAAATGCCCGGAGGCGTTCGTCGGCCGCCGCGACCACCTGCGATGTCGGCGCGGCATCCGCATCCTGCAGCACATTCATGATCGGCAAGGCCTGCGATTCAATCGACGCGAATGCGCCCGGCGCGGCCGGCGCGGCGCCGCCCCGTCCGCCACCACCGCCGCGGCCACCGGCGGCGGGCGCATCGAGTGTCTGTAGCGAGGCGTCGAGCGCGTCGAGTTCTTTCGCGAGCGCTGGCGCTTTGGTTTTTCTGTCCGCTATTTGCGCGCGCAGCGCACGTACCTGTTGCGCGGCCACCGCGGACTCGCGCGCGGCGTCATAGAGCCCAATCGAGAGCGCATACTGCTGCGCCAACGCCGACTCCGCCGTTTTCACGCGAGGATCCATCCGCACCGTGATCGGCTGCGTGAACGTCGCGCCGCCCACCGAGAGTTTGACGGTGTACGTGCCGGGGTGCACCCACGGCCCTTCGGGTTCCTTCTTCGTATTAAACGGGGTCGCTGAAATGGGGAGCGAGAAACTCTGCGCCGGCGGCGGCGTGAAGTGGAGATCCCACACATAGCGATGCAAGCCGGCGGTCTTGGCTGGCGCATGCATCGGACGGAACCAGTACCACGGCCAGTTGCCCTCGTCTTTCGGCGCGTCGTATTTGTCTTCGCTCGAGAAGTGGCGCACGAGCACGCCTTTCGCGTCCACGATGTCGATGGTGAGCACACCGTTCGCGTCGGCGGCCAGGAAATAGTCGATGGCCGCGCCGTCCGGCGGGTTTTCCGCCATCGGTTCGTCGGGCGGCACTGGAGTATCGCTGTACATCGAATAGCGCACGCGCGTGGCGATTGCTGGTTTATAGAGCGTGACGCCGGCCGAGTTGTTGTTCCACTGACGCAATGCCGACACGTCGTCGAGAATCCAGAATCCGCGGCCGTGCGTACCCACTGCGACATCATTGTCTTTGATAATCAGGTCGCGCACCGACGTGGACGGCAAGTTCAATCGCAGCGACTGCCAGTGGTCGCCATCGTCAATCGACACCCACACGCCGTTCTCGGTGCCCGCATAAAGCAATCCACGCCGCGCCGGATCTTCGCGCACCACATTCACGGTGGCGCCGCTGTCGATGCCGCTCACAACATCTGCCCACGTTTTGCCGCCATCTCGCGTGCGCAGAATGTGCGGACGCAAATCGTCGAGCCGCAGTGTGTTGATCGCGGCGTACGCAGTGCCGGCATCAAAATGCGAGGCGTCCATCAACGACACTTTGGCCCACGCTGGGAGCGAGGGGGGCGTGACGTTCGTCCACGCCTTGCCGTTATTGCGCGTCACCTGAATCTGTCCGTCATCCGTGCCGGCCCAGATCGTGTTCGAATCCTTAGGGCTCGGCGCAATCGTGTAAATCACGCCACGCTTCGATGCCGCGGCTGCCGGCGTGCCAGCGTACTTGCCCACATTGGCTGGCGCCTCCCACGACTCACGCGCCAGGTCGGGACTCGACTGCTTCCAGTGCTGGCCGCCGTCGACGGTTTCCCACAGCGTGTTCGAGGCGAAGTACAGTTTCTTTGGGTTCGTTGGCGAGAACAGCACCGGCGCGGTGCGCACGGTGCGATAGTCGCTCACACCCGCGCCGCCACCGCGACCGACGCGCGGCCCAACCTGCTGTGTCTGCCCGGTCCGACGGTCGAAGCGCGTCACCTTGCCGCCATAGACGATGTCGGGGTTCAGCGGGTCGGGCGCCACATAGCCGTACTCTTCGACTCCCACCGGCCGCCATTCGCGATAGCCAATCGAACCGTCATTGCCGCGACTCGCCACGCACGCCGAGCCGGATTCCTGCTGCCCGCCGCAGAGACGATAGGGATACGCGTTGTCTGCCGTGACATGATAAAACTGCGCCGTGTTTTGGTTGTACCACGAACTCCAGCTCTTGCCGCCGTTGACCGTGACCACGCCGCCCTGATCGCTCACGAGCAGCTGGATGTCGGTGTTGTTCGGATTGATCCAATAGCGCTGATAGTCGTCGCCACCCGGTGCACCGCGATGGGCGTTCCACGTTTTGCCGCCGTCCACCGACTTCCACGCCACGACGTTTGCCGAATACACCACGTCGGCGTTTTTGGGATCGGCGGTCGGTGCGGCAAAGTCATCGCCACGGCCGCAGATGCGGTTGTCATTGTTGACGCGCGTCCACGTGTCGCCCGCGTCCTCGCTCCGATAAATGCCGCACTGGCGTTGCGCGTTGATGGTGGCGTACACGCGCTTCGGGTTCGCCTGCGAAAACGACAGGCCAATACGATCAATGCCCTCGGCGGTGCTCGGAATACCTGCGGTGATCGGCTTCCACGTCGTGCCGCCGTCCGTGCTCTTGTACAAGCCGGTGCCGGGGCCGCGGAACGCGCCATTTTCCCACGGGCCTTGGCGTGCTTCCCAGAGCGCGGCCAGTAGCGTGTTGGGATCATCGGGTGCCATCACCAACTCAGCGGCGCCGGTGTTCTCGTCCTTGAAGAGCACGCGCTGAAACGACGTGCCACCGTCCACGGAGCGGAAGACGCCTCGTTCGGCGTTGGGGCCGTATGGATGACCAAGCGCCGCCACAAAAATGCGCTCGGGGTTGGTCGGATCAATCACGATGCGCGGAATCTGTTGTGCGTCCCGCAAGCCGAGGTGTTTCCAGCTCTTGCCGGCGTCAGTGCTCTTGTAGATGCCGTCGCCGGTGGAGAGATCGGGACGTTGCAGCCCCTCACCCGATCCCACGTAGAGCACGTTGGGATTGGAGAGTGAGACTTCTACCGCGCCCACCGATTGTGTGGGCTGTCCGTCGAAGATGGGATTCCAGGTGCGTCCGTAGTCGGTGCTCTTCCACACACCGCCATTGATCACGCCCATGTAAAACACATTGGGCTGGCTCGGCACGCCGGTGGCACTCTTGGTGCGGCCGCCGCGGAATGGGCCGATGCTACGCCACTTCAACTCTTTGATGGCGCGCGTGTCGAGGGCGCCTTGTGCACAGAGCGGCGGCACAACGACGAGAAGGGCGAGAAGGGCGATGGCCGTGCAAGCGACGGCAGAACTGACGATTCGGCGGAGAGACACGCGAGGCCTCGGACAGGGGTTCACCACGGAATCTGCGTCCGGGCGTTCCCCTGTCCAGCAGGCTATCGCAAATAATTCTGAGCGGCGGTGGTGAAAGCGGTCGGGCGGCTCGCGCCGGTGGCAAACGGTTCGACGCGAATCTTGTCGTCCGCCGTCATTTGTACGAGTAACCAGCTAACGCCGGATGTCCCCTGCAGAAAGTGCAGTTGATACGCCACTGGGCCACTCGCCGTGCTCACCGTGGCTGGATCGGGGTCCGCTGCGGCGACGGCATAGAGTCCTGGTCCGGCGATGGTGCCGCCAATCGAGACGCGCGTGGCACCGCTATACCAGTCGTACACAAAGCCGATGGTGTGTGCCCAGCCGTCGGACGTGCCTGTGGAAAACCGATCCACGGCGATCGACGAATGGAACCAGTCTCCTGAGAGCTTGCCGGCAATGCCGTAGTCGATGCGCCCGTCTTTGTTCGCGGGCACACCATCGATCAACCGCACGTGCCGGTAGTAATAGCTGCGCAGCGGCTCAGGGAAATACTTGTATGGGGATGCCGCGTGGAGGTTTTGATCGGCGTAGCGCACGGGTGTGATGATGCCGGGCAGCGTCACGTCGAGATCCCACACACCGAGGTCAAAGGATGGGCAGCGCCCCGTGGTGGTGCCGATGGTGTCGCCCGCGGCGACGTGCGTCCCCTGCTGAATCCCCGATTTCAAAATGACGTGATCGTAGTAATAGCCGAACGTCTTCGTCATCTGAATCATGACTTTTGTGTCGCCCGCCGCTTCGGTCACCAGGACGAGCGTCACCACGCCGCTCCCAGCGGCGCGCACGGCGCGCTTGCTACAATCGTTGGTTTGCTGGTTCCCGCTCCACGCATCTACGAAGTACACGTACACATGATCCGTGGGTAGCACATGTCCCGGAGGCGCCAAGCTTCCCAAGGGCGTGGACGCCATCCACTGTGTGGTATCGATGGGCGACACGGACAGCAGTCCGGGCCCTGTGGTGGTGAGGCCGAACGGATTCTGGCCGGTCGGATCGCTCGGGGAGGTGGAGTCGTGCTTGCCGCACGCTCCGGCGAGGGGTACGGCAAGGGCAAGCGCGCGCGCGCGCAGCCAGACGGGGGGTCGCAGCATGCCTATAACATGGCGCGTCCGTGGCTCGGCCGCTGTGCCGCGGGTCACAGCCCCGTAGATCATAGGGCATCAAACGGCCAGATTGCACATATGTCCGCCACTTCTGAGCGCCCCAGCCCGACCACCCGCGTCACGGCACTGCCGCCGTACGTCTTTGCTTGGCTCGATGACCTCAAGGCCGCCGCTCGCGCCCGCGGCGCCGAACTCATTGACCTCGGCATCGGCAATCCGGATCGCCCCACGCCACCGGCCGTGATCGACGCTATTCAGCAGGCGTGGGCAGATCCCCGTGTGCATGGGTACCCGCCGTTCCGCGGCGACGAGCGTTTTCTCAACGCCGCTGCTGGTTTTCTACAGCGACGCTTTGGCGTGACGATGGACCCTGCGAGTGAACTGCTATGCGTGAGCGGCGGCAAAGAAGCAATCGCCCAGACGTCCATGGCCTTCACCGATGAGACGAGCGGCTCGCTCGTACCGGACATCTATTACCCCGTGCATGGCCGCGCGACGTTGATGTCTGGGAGCCATACACATTGGATGCCGCTCACCGCGGAGCGTGGATTCCTTCCAGATTTTTCTGTGGTGCCCGCCTCAGCGATCCAGCGGGCCAAACTGCTCTTACTCAACTATCCGCATAATCCCACAGGCGCGGTGGCCACGCATGCGTTCTTCGAAGAAGCAGTCGCCTTCGCTCGGCGGAACGGACTCGTGTTGTTGAGCGATCTTGCGTATTCAGAGCTCACCTTTGACGGTTTTGTGGCGCCGAGCGTGTTTGAGATTGCCGGTGCCAAAGAGGTGGCCATCGAAGTGCATTCCACCTCGAAGAGCTTCAACATGGCGGGCTCGCGCATCGGGTTTGCCGCGGGCAATGCCGACGTGATTGCCGCGCTGATGGCGGTGCGCAACAACATGGGCTATGGCACGCCGGTCGCTATTCAGCGCGGCGCGGCCTATGCGTTTGAGCACGCGGAAGCGCTCACGCGCGACGTGGCCGCGACGTATCAGGCGAGGCGCGACGTGGTCGTCACTGGGTTGCGGTCACTCGGGTGGGAGCTGGAGTCGCCGCGCGGGACGATGTTCATTTGGGCGCGCGTTCCTGCGGGATTTTCGTCGCAGGAGTGGACACAGCACTTGATTGACGTGGCCGGAGTTGTTGTGGCGCCAGGCAACGCGTTTGGACCGGGCGGCGAGGGATATTTTCGCGTGTCGCTCGTGGCGGACGAAACGCGACTCGCGGGTGCGGTGGATCGACTGCGCAGGGCGGGGGTGTTGTACCGCTAAGCGAAGTGTGCGGTGCGCCGAGGCAGCGACGCCTCGCGACCGTGCCCCGTTCAGCCGCCGAAAAGAGCCGCCGCGTCCGCCGCCACAATCGGGCGCGGTTCACGAATGAAGCCCGCCGCGTGCGCGGCAGCACCGAGTACCTCGGCGGGAGAGCGCCCGGCATCGCGCAACTCTCGAATGCCGGTATCGCCGGCGGACTTGCTGAGTTTGATGCCGCCCAAGTGCCGAATCAGCGGGTGATGCAAAAAGCGCGGCATCGTCTCGCGGCCGAGCAGGCGAGCGAGCCGTAGCTGGCGTCCGGTGGAAGGCAGGAGATCTTCGCCGCGAATCACAACATCGATGTGCTGCGCATAGTCATCCACCGTCACCGCGAACTGGTACGTCCAGAAGCCTCGCCGGTCGCGTATGAGGAAGTCGCCGCACTGCGCGTCGGGGTCCTGCGTGCAGGGGCCGAGCAGGATGTCGTCGAACGATTCGGTGCCCGGCTCCATGCGCACTCGTCGTGCCGGAACGGTCGCCGCGTTCACTGCACGCGTGCGGCAC is from Gemmatimonadota bacterium and encodes:
- a CDS encoding S9 family peptidase, whose translation is MRPVLLLATCASLFAGVAHAQGAPAKRPLALADLYRLRQVSDPQRSSDGQWVAYTVARVDTTKDRSDSDLWMTSWDGATTVRLTNSDESERTPRWSPDGKQLAFLSSRQGAKGGQVWLLNRAGGEAEKITELKGGVSSFAWSPDGTKLALVVSDPEPDSSATPKPKPIVVDRYQFKTDGKGYLDKQHAHLFVFDIATRKGTQVTTGDFDDSEPAWSPDGTRLAFISARAKDAERFDNSDVYVVEAKAGATPVPLTTFQGADEGPLAWSPDGAWVAYRQAQEPKYFGYGGGFGTLALAPAAGGPVKLLTEKLDRMMTGARWSRDGKSLVGIVTDDQREYLLRVMADGSGWTKIESQLPVITAFSEGADGAFAVLATTPSSPSELYVLDKGVARALTHQNSWLNEVALATTSVVTSKSDDGTEVHGILRRPANAAAGTKLPMILRIHGGPAGQDALSFDFEKELLAAQGWAVIAPNYRGSNGRGAAFTVAIAGDWCNKEVRDIRGMVDRLIKDGVADESRLGVGGWSYGGILTDCMIAADPRFKAATSGAGVSNVLGMYGHDQYIVQYDQELGQPWKNVDKWLKVSTAFFHADRIKTPTLFLGGAADWNVPVLGGEQMYQALKSLGIDTQLIVYPGEPHGIRRPSFQRDRLERYVAWYTKYLAATVP
- a CDS encoding glycoside hydrolase → MSLRRIVSSAVACTAIALLALLVVVPPLCAQGALDTRAIKELKWRSIGPFRGGRTKSATGVPSQPNVFYMGVINGGVWKSTDYGRTWNPIFDGQPTQSVGAVEVSLSNPNVLYVGSGEGLQRPDLSTGDGIYKSTDAGKSWKHLGLRDAQQIPRIVIDPTNPERIFVAALGHPYGPNAERGVFRSVDGGTSFQRVLFKDENTGAAELVMAPDDPNTLLAALWEARQGPWENGAFRGPGTGLYKSTDGGTTWKPITAGIPSTAEGIDRIGLSFSQANPKRVYATINAQRQCGIYRSEDAGDTWTRVNNDNRICGRGDDFAAPTADPKNADVVYSANVVAWKSVDGGKTWNAHRGAPGGDDYQRYWINPNNTDIQLLVSDQGGVVTVNGGKSWSSWYNQNTAQFYHVTADNAYPYRLCGGQQESGSACVASRGNDGSIGYREWRPVGVEEYGYVAPDPLNPDIVYGGKVTRFDRRTGQTQQVGPRVGRGGGAGVSDYRTVRTAPVLFSPTNPKKLYFASNTLWETVDGGQHWKQSSPDLARESWEAPANVGKYAGTPAAAASKRGVIYTIAPSPKDSNTIWAGTDDGQIQVTRNNGKAWTNVTPPSLPAWAKVSLMDASHFDAGTAYAAINTLRLDDLRPHILRTRDGGKTWADVVSGIDSGATVNVVREDPARRGLLYAGTENGVWVSIDDGDHWQSLRLNLPSTSVRDLIIKDNDVAVGTHGRGFWILDDVSALRQWNNNSAGVTLYKPAIATRVRYSMYSDTPVPPDEPMAENPPDGAAIDYFLAADANGVLTIDIVDAKGVLVRHFSSEDKYDAPKDEGNWPWYWFRPMHAPAKTAGLHRYVWDLHFTPPPAQSFSLPISATPFNTKKEPEGPWVHPGTYTVKLSVGGATFTQPITVRMDPRVKTAESALAQQYALSIGLYDAARESAVAAQQVRALRAQIADRKTKAPALAKELDALDASLQTLDAPAAGGRGGGGGRGGAAPAAPGAFASIESQALPIMNVLQDADAAPTSQVVAAADERLRAFAVARRTWHHLTSTDVPALNIKLRAAGAEPLAITTPRGPGATPSPDDEDVPLGGNR
- a CDS encoding aminotransferase class I/II-fold pyridoxal phosphate-dependent enzyme; translated protein: MSATSERPSPTTRVTALPPYVFAWLDDLKAAARARGAELIDLGIGNPDRPTPPAVIDAIQQAWADPRVHGYPPFRGDERFLNAAAGFLQRRFGVTMDPASELLCVSGGKEAIAQTSMAFTDETSGSLVPDIYYPVHGRATLMSGSHTHWMPLTAERGFLPDFSVVPASAIQRAKLLLLNYPHNPTGAVATHAFFEEAVAFARRNGLVLLSDLAYSELTFDGFVAPSVFEIAGAKEVAIEVHSTSKSFNMAGSRIGFAAGNADVIAALMAVRNNMGYGTPVAIQRGAAYAFEHAEALTRDVAATYQARRDVVVTGLRSLGWELESPRGTMFIWARVPAGFSSQEWTQHLIDVAGVVVAPGNAFGPGGEGYFRVSLVADETRLAGAVDRLRRAGVLYR
- a CDS encoding glutamate--tRNA ligase family protein; translation: MIAAALKRMATELPIGWRTRFAPAPTGWLHLGHAANALCVWGVARAFGGRVVLRVEDHDRDRCRPEYERGLLEDLEWLGFAPDEDVAPQRDRTAAYHDALAKLEQAGLAYPCACSRRDVAAHVGDVFNEESRYPGTCRTRAVNAATVPARRVRMEPGTESFDDILLGPCTQDPDAQCGDFLIRDRRGFWTYQFAVTVDDYAQHIDVVIRGEDLLPSTGRQLRLARLLGRETMPRFLHHPLIRHLGGIKLSKSAGDTGIRELRDAGRSPAEVLGAAAHAAGFIREPRPIVAADAAALFGG